TTCTGGCGAAATAAGTTCTAGCACATTGATTTTATTTTTAGTTTTCATTCATGCCTCCAATTATCACTGTAGGGTATTGTAAATAATGAGGCTTAATAAACTGGGATCTTGATATCCAATATTGAACGTTAGCGCTAAATGGGAAGTGGGAGTGGTAAATATGTGATCTGACTTTGATTTAAATAAAATGGCAAAAATAGGATTAATTGCACAGTTTTTCTTAACTAAATATAGAGGTGAGAATAGAAATGATTATGATATGTGCTATTGTGTATAATACTCCCGGAAAACTAGACCAAAAAATTGTAGCAAATAAGATAGAATAACCTTTAGAAAAAGAGGTCTATCTAATGACAAAAGTACGTAAGCGTCACAATGCTGAATTTAAAAGCAAAGTCGCCGTTGAAGCCATCAAAGAACACAAGACCCTCAACGAGTTAACCACAGAATATGGGGTTCATGCAACCCAAATCAGCAACTGGAAAAAGCAGGCTTTGGCAGTTATCCCTACTGCATTCAATACCAAACAGCAAGCCAACGAACAAGCCCAGCAAGCTATTATCGATGAACTACATAGGCAGCTAGGGCAAGTTATAAGCGAAAGAGACTGGCTTAAAAAAAAGTCCTTACAGCTACCCTGAGCACTCGTAAACAACTGCTAGAACCTGACAACAAGGATTTTAGTGTTCGTAAGCAATGTGAATTACTCAGTATCAACCGCTCAAGTCTGTACTATCAGCCAAAGCCCATCAGCGAGCTTGATATTACCCTGATGAACCTGCTTGACCAGCAGTACACCAAGACCCCATTTTATGGGGTTAAACGCATGACAGCGTATTTGAGGCAACTAGGCTATCAAGTGGGAGAAAAGCGAGTTAGGCGCTTACTACGGCAAATGGGGCTAGACGCTATTTATCAGCATCCTAACACGAGTAAGCCTAACTCTGAGCATCAAGTTTACCCGTACTTGCTTAGGCATGTACCGATTAGCCGTTGTAATCAAGTGTGGAGTACTGATATCACCTATATTCGCCTAGCCAAGGGCTTCGTATATTTGATGGCGGTGATAGATTGGTACAGTCGTTATGTTCTAGACTGGTCGCTATCTACCACGCTTGAGGCGGATTTCTGCGTGGATACGGTGAGCAGCTTATTGCACAATGGGTTACGCTGTGAGATTTTTAATACAGATCAAGGCTCTCAGTTTACCAGCCCAAGATTTACCAGACCGCTCATTGAGCAGGGTATTGCTATCAGTATGGATGGTCGCGGTAGGGCACTGGATAATATCTTTGTGGAAAGGCTTTGGCGGTCAGTGAAGTATGAATGCGTGTATTTGCGACAGTTTGAGACAGTCAGTCAGGCAAGAGCAGGTTTGAAAGAGTATTTCGAGTTTTACAATCATGAGCGTTTACATCAGTCGCTCGATTACCATACTCCTGCACAGGTTTATCTGGCTAACAATAGTTCGGATAATAAATCGTTTTATCAACCCAACTCTATCTTAATTTTATGATAATTTGGTCTAGACATTGGGGAGTACCTTAAGATTCTAGAGATAACAAAATGGCGGAATGTGTGTGAGCTGAGCGTGGAAGAAAAAAGATTAAAACCATATCCAGTGACTTTAAAAATTACTGTCTGGAAGAATTAAACAACAAGTCGAATTGATGCCAACTTCGCATAAATAACCTTACGTTAAATGACTTCCCTTGATAGTGTTTTAAGGCTCGGTTAATAGAAAAGCCCCTGATTCTTTTTGAATCAGGGGCTTTAAGCCGCTTACGCCAGGATGAAGTGAATTCAGAATCTAGGCGCTTGTTCATCATCCAAATACTCTTGCATAGGACGTTTGGTAAAGTTTTCAGGGTCTTTTTTAACCCATTCAACCATATGGCTGATCCAAGCGCTACTTGATTGATTAACAGGGCTCTGAGATGCTACCAAGCCATTATAGTCTGCCATAAATTTCTTACTATGCACTGCTCTAGCCAGTTGCTTATCAGTATAATTGGTAAACATATCAGCCGTATTAGGGTCGCGCTCTAAGCCCTTGTTTTTACCTTTTCCATTTAACGATTTTTCCCTTGTATCTTGAAAACTAAATACAATTTCATGGATAACGCGACCCTTTTTATTTTGGGTATAGCTGATGCGGTAAGGGGTGTTAGTTTCAATATCGTCGATAGCTTTATCTAAAACATATCTCTTAAAATCCGTTAAAATTGGATATCTATCAACACAATTAAATTTTGCACGCAAATATTCAACGGTATAAGCTTTCTGTTTGTATTGCTGGTGCATACAACTGAGAATAAGTTCAAACAAAATAACGCCATAGCTTCCTAAGTTAACAATCATTTTCCTCTCATACTTAGTAAACGGATTTTCTTTATCAAACACAGTTAGCATTTCTACAACGTCATTATGTAAGTCAATATGGATCTCCCCCTGTTTATTTTGATATACCGCTTTGGTGAACCAACTAACTTGTATTCGTGATTTAATTGACTGGTTCTGGTAGAAGTCCCAAAACTCATAGCTTTTATTAGTTAATGAGCCACAAATATTTGCCAGCTCATCATAGTACTTACCGCTCTTAATTCCATATTCCGCCAAGAAGTCTTTAACCCTAACTACAAATGTGCGTTGATCTGGGTCAATATCGACTACTTTACGCACCAAGGGCGACAAAAACATAATCAAACGTCTTTCATTTAAATCCAAATCACTGATAGCGTTTAATAAGCGGTTTTGTATGACATGCCATTTCTCACCGTAAACTGGAAAAGCTTTTTTTTCACTTGGTTTAATGGGGTTTTCTTCACTAATAAATGAGGAAGGTAAAACCTGCTGATCCTTAGCTTCTTGACGCTCGAGAATAGCTATCCTTGTCTTAACCTCCAACATTCTGAGTTCGTACTCTTGCCCCGATACCTTACCAATCATTGCTTCACTAACAAGTTGAAGCAAGTCAAAGTTCGCTTTTTGTAAGGGATCAGTATCTTCTAAAGCTTCTAGCTTTTCTCTAAATCCTTCTAGAAATTGATTGCTCATAGTTTGCTTTCCCATTATTAAAGATATACATACATGGAATAATACAGGGTATTATAGGAAAAATTCAAATTAGATTCCCATAATACCCCCTAAACTTCCTAGTATGACCCCCTAAACTTCCTAGTATGACCCCCTAAACTTCCTAGTATGACCCCCTAAACTTCCTAGTATGATTTTTTATTTTCTATGAAAAGCATTGGTAATAAAGGGCTATAGCAATTTTCCTAAAAAGGACAAAAGTATTTAAAAAGTATTTAAAAATAAAGAAAGGAAATTTTTTGTTTTAAAATAAAAAAACAACAAGAAAAAACCCTGAAATAACCAACGATTATGATGATTATCTGGATCTAAAATTCACTCATATTTCTCTTAGTCAAAGGTGTTTTATCGACTAAACCCTCTTGAAGGCCTATGAGATCGTTGTAAATCGTTATTAAACGCACGTAAACCGTCTTCTATGGCTTTGTTTTGCTCATCTAGTAACTGACTACCATAAATATTTTTAAACACCTCTACGGTCGAATTTAGAGCGTTTATATGACTCTCTCGCTGACCACTAGGCAGTTTGGCCACATCAGAGTAGGCATACTTGAATTGAAGGCAGGTTCTATTTAGCGTATCTGATCTATGAGATTTAGCTAATTCTCTAGCCTCTATGGTTTGTTTGTCATCAGAAATAAACTGATCTAACCCTCGAATGTAGTCAAATGATGAAATGATATCTCGGGTCATCCTACCCACCTCTCCGGCGCTACCTCCTAACTTAGGAATAATGCTTTGATTGAAATCAGCTCTTTTTTGGTCAATATCTTCTTTAAATTCAAACCATGCAGTTAGCAGCTCGTTATACTGCTCACGCTCCTGCTTAGGATGATTAACCAGGTGGATAAGGTCCTTGTTGTTGGCAATAAAACGCTCATCAATCTTGTTTTTAACCGCTGTCAAATTGTCTCTAAAATTCTTACTTTGAAGATTAAGTGATGTCACAAAGTCTTTAATCACCTCAATTTGTCTATAGTCATATTTATCAGGGTAATCATTAGGATCATCATTCCAGCCAGGTCTCAAACAATTATCGGGTTGGGTGGCCGTGAGTAATTTATGAGCAAGTCTTAGCTTAAGCTGTTCAGCACGTTCAGATCTTGTCTGATCTTCATAAGTTGCTCTTCTAGTTTCTCTATCAATTCGTCTTTGCTGCTGATCAAGTCGAGCAGCTCTTGCTCGTCGTGCTTTGTCATCGAACGGGGTTGGGGCAGGTCTTGCTCGCTTTGTAGCGTCTTGATGGATGCTCTGAGCGATTGATTCGCTGTCTGCAGCTCGTTTTGAGTTTGCCGTAACCCAGCGTTTTGAGACATCAATTCCTTGTTGTGCTTTATGGTTTGCTTTGTCTGCGTCATTAATCCATTTTGGTAAGTTTTCGCATCGCTTAGTTGCCCAAGCAGTGCCTGATTTTGCGTCTTCAATGCATCGTTTTGTGCTATCAGCTCGTCGTTCTGTGTCTGCAATGAGTCCAGATAATCTCTCATTTTGACCAGTTGCCCAAGCAAGTCCATCTCGATATTGTTGAATTCGTCGCTCATATTCTCTCCTTTGCTCTAACACAGCGTGATTGCGTGCTTGAATCTTACGGTTAGTTTCTCCCTTTTCGGTAGCAATACCTCGTCGCTCCATCGCAGTCGCCTCAACCCCCATCTTAATGGTGGGCTGCTGATCAAGTCCTTGGTCCTTATAACTACGCTCATCCATAAGCGGTAAGTTATGCTGTTTAAGTCTTTGATTGGCAGTGTCCACCCAAAGCTTACGAATACGCTTAATCTCCTCCCTTGAGGAGGGGAGGTCATTTTGTTTACGCTTTTTATTAGACCACTCAAAAGGGATTTTAAATTTAGGGTCAAATGCCAACTTACCTTCAGGCCCAATCACTGGCGCGCGCGTCGTCACCATAATATGGGCATGAAAATTACGCGGGTCAGGGTTTTGCTCCCCTTCACGCAGCCGCTTAGAGCTGGGCTTAGCATTAGGATCAAAGGGCAGCTTCATCACAGGGCGATGCAGACACACATCGGCAATCACATTCATGTCATCACACAGCTTCTGTGCAAACTCTAAA
The genomic region above belongs to Psychrobacter sanguinis and contains:
- a CDS encoding MobA/MobL family protein, with protein sequence MTMVHIATKAISRKAGQSAVACAAYRAGDVLEDAKYGKVHDYSKKDGVMSSDIVMPASLRKGYVKIDREILWNTAEAFEARSDSRVAREWLINLPYELPEDERHALALEFAQKLCDDMNVIADVCLHRPVMKLPFDPNAKPSSKRLREGEQNPDPRNFHAHIMVTTRAPVIGPEGKLAFDPKFKIPFEWSNKKRKQNDLPSSREEIKRIRKLWVDTANQRLKQHNLPLMDERSYKDQGLDQQPTIKMGVEATAMERRGIATEKGETNRKIQARNHAVLEQRREYERRIQQYRDGLAWATGQNERLSGLIADTERRADSTKRCIEDAKSGTAWATKRCENLPKWINDADKANHKAQQGIDVSKRWVTANSKRAADSESIAQSIHQDATKRARPAPTPFDDKARRARAARLDQQQRRIDRETRRATYEDQTRSERAEQLKLRLAHKLLTATQPDNCLRPGWNDDPNDYPDKYDYRQIEVIKDFVTSLNLQSKNFRDNLTAVKNKIDERFIANNKDLIHLVNHPKQEREQYNELLTAWFEFKEDIDQKRADFNQSIIPKLGGSAGEVGRMTRDIISSFDYIRGLDQFISDDKQTIEARELAKSHRSDTLNRTCLQFKYAYSDVAKLPSGQRESHINALNSTVEVFKNIYGSQLLDEQNKAIEDGLRAFNNDLQRSHRPSRGFSR
- a CDS encoding IS3-like element ISPpy1 family transposase (programmed frameshift) → MTKVRKRHNAEFKSKVAVEAIKEHKTLNELTTEYGVHATQISNWKKQALAVIPTAFNTKQQANEQAQQAIIDELHRQLGQVISERDWLKKKFLTATLSTRKQLLEPDNKDFSVRKQCELLSINRSSLYYQPKPISELDITLMNLLDQQYTKTPFYGVKRMTAYLRQLGYQVGEKRVRRLLRQMGLDAIYQHPNTSKPNSEHQVYPYLLRHVPISRCNQVWSTDITYIRLAKGFVYLMAVIDWYSRYVLDWSLSTTLEADFCVDTVSSLLHNGLRCEIFNTDQGSQFTSPRFTRPLIEQGIAISMDGRGRALDNIFVERLWRSVKYECVYLRQFETVSQARAGLKEYFEFYNHERLHQSLDYHTPAQVYLANNSSDNKSFYQPNSILIL
- a CDS encoding replication initiation protein, which encodes MSNQFLEGFREKLEALEDTDPLQKANFDLLQLVSEAMIGKVSGQEYELRMLEVKTRIAILERQEAKDQQVLPSSFISEENPIKPSEKKAFPVYGEKWHVIQNRLLNAISDLDLNERRLIMFLSPLVRKVVDIDPDQRTFVVRVKDFLAEYGIKSGKYYDELANICGSLTNKSYEFWDFYQNQSIKSRIQVSWFTKAVYQNKQGEIHIDLHNDVVEMLTVFDKENPFTKYERKMIVNLGSYGVILFELILSCMHQQYKQKAYTVEYLRAKFNCVDRYPILTDFKRYVLDKAIDDIETNTPYRISYTQNKKGRVIHEIVFSFQDTREKSLNGKGKNKGLERDPNTADMFTNYTDKQLARAVHSKKFMADYNGLVASQSPVNQSSSAWISHMVEWVKKDPENFTKRPMQEYLDDEQAPRF